A stretch of the Vigna radiata var. radiata cultivar VC1973A chromosome 7, Vradiata_ver6, whole genome shotgun sequence genome encodes the following:
- the LOC106768204 gene encoding pentatricopeptide repeat-containing protein At2g17140, protein MELRRKVMEGVLKNSKNPKLAWQLVKRVMSSPSSASSIADHTQHLVTITTRILVGANMHLQLHDLHKLLLASQPHHIAQPSILSMVRVLAQSGHIDEALTHFKSFRAQFPSSPPSLSFYNLLLRSSIQHNHPNLVTWLYTDMIAARVTPQTYTFNLLIQSLCDSRAFDHALQLFDKMSQKGCHPNEFTLGILVRGLCRAGRVKQALELVNNSYSNGNGNDNNSSCRIANRVVYNTLVSAFCKQELNDEAEKLVEKMSEVGLLPDVVTFNSRISALCRAGKVLEASRIFRDMQMDVELGLPRPNVVTYNLMLKGFCKHGMIEDARGLVDTMKKAGNFVSLESYNTWLLGLLRNGELLEARLVLDEMAAKGIEPNAYTYNIMVDGLCRNHMLSDARGPMDVMISNGVYPDTVTYSTLLHGYCSKGKVFEAKRVLHEMIKNGCQPNTYTCNTLLHSLWKKGRTQEAEEMLQKMNEKSYQPDTVTCNIVVNGLSRNGELDKAMEIVSEMWTNGPTSLDKGNTFATLINSITNVSNCLPDGITYTTLINGLCKAGRLEEAKKKFIEMLAKNLHPDSVTYDTFIWSFCRQGKISSAFRVLKDMERNGCSKTLQTYNALILGLGSKKQIFEIYGLMDEMKEKGISPDIFTYNNVISCLCEGGKANDAISLLHEMSDKGISPNISSFKILIKALCKSSDFKVACELLEVALSICGHKEALYSLLFNELIAGGQLSEAKELFEASLDRYLTLKNFIYKDLIERLCQDERLADASSLLHKLIDKGYGFDHASFMPVIDGLSKRGNKQKADELAKRMMELALEDRPVDRTYQNKKRIIPGKLHNDGGTDWKDIVNRDAGSGIALKTLKRVQKGWGQGNISSLQSQPNDFLDYYDGSG, encoded by the exons ATGGAGCTAAGGAGGAAGGTGATGGAAGGTGTTCTTAAGAACAGTAAGAATCCAAAATTGGCGTGGCAATTGGTGAAGCGCGTCATGTCTTCCCCTTCCTCTGCCTCTTCCATCGCCGATCACACTCAGCACCTTGTCACCATCACAACACGCATCCTTGTAGGCGCCAACATGCACCTTCAACTCCACGACCTCCACAAACTCCTCCTAGCCTCTCAGCCGCACCACATTGCGCAGCCTTCCATCCTTTCCATGGTCCGAGTCCTCGCCCAATCGGGTCACATCGACGAGGCCCTCACACACTTCAAATCCTTCAGAGCGCAATTCCCGTCATCCCCTCCCTCCCTCTCCTTCTACAACCTCCTCCTCCGCTCCTCCATCCAACACAACCACCCCAACCTCGTCACGTGGTTGTACACTGACATGATCGCCGCACGTGTCACCCCTCAGACCTACACCTTCAACCTCCTCATCCAGTCTCTATGCGACTCTCGCGCCTTCGACCACGCCCTCCAACTGTTCGACAAAATGTCCCAGAAAGGATGCCACCCCAACGAGTTCACTCTTGGGATTCTGGTCCGTGGCTTGTGCCGCGCTGGTCGCGTCAAACAAGCCTTGGAGCTTGTTAACAATAGTTATAGCAATGGCAATGGAAATGACAATAACAGTTCGTGTCGTATTGCTAACAGGGTCGTGTACAATACTCTTGTTTCTGCATTTTGTAAACAGGAGCTAAATGATGAAGCTGAGAAACTTGTTGAGAAGATGAGCGAGGTAGGGTTGTTGCCTGATGTTGTTACTTTTAATTCGAGGATTTCTGCGCTTTGTAGAGCTGGAAAGGTTCTTGAGGCATCGAGGATTTTCAGAGATATGCAGATGGATGTGGAATTGGGGCTTCCTAGACCCAACGTTGTAACTTATAATTTGATGCTTAAGGGGTTCTGTAAGCATGGGATGATCGAGGATGCAAGGGGTTTGGTTGACACTATGAAGAAAGCTGGGAATTTTGTCTCTTTGGAAAGTTATAACACATGGTTGTTGGGTTTGCTCAGGAATGGAGAGCTATTGGAGGCTCGGTTAGTACTTGATGAAATGGCGGCAAAAGGCATTGAACCGAATGCTTACACGTATAACATTATGGTGGATGGGTTATGCAGAAACCATATGTTGTCAGATGCAAGAGGGCCGATGGATGTGATGATTAGCAATGGGGTTTACCCGGATACAGTTACTTATAGTACACTCCTGCATGGATACTGCAGTAAAGGGAAGGTTTTTGAAGCTAAACGTGTTCTTCATGAAATGATAAAGAATGGCTGTCAGCCGAATACTTATACCTGCAACACGTTGCTGCATAGCCTGTGGAAAAAGGGGAGAACGCAAGAGGCAGAGGAAATGCTGCAAAAGATGAATGAAAAATCCTATCAACCGGATACTGTAACCTGCAATATTGTGGTCAATGGTCTCTCTAGAAATGGAGAATTGGACAAGGCAATGGAAATTGTAAGTGAGATGTGGACTAATGGACCAACATCCCTTGATAAAGGAAACACATTTGCCACTCTAATTAATTCAATTACTAATGTATCAAATTGCTTGCCTGATGGAATCACATACACAACTTTAATTAATGGACTTTGCAAAGCTGGGAGGCTAGAGGAAgccaaaaaaaagtttattgaaATGTTGGCAAAAAACTTGCACCCTGATTCTGTAACTTATGATACATTCATATGGAGTTTCTGTAGACAAGGGAAGATATCATCGGCTTTTCGTGTCTTGAAGGATATGGAGAGAAATGGTTGTAGCAAGACTCTTCAAACTTATAATGCCTTGATCCTGGGTTTAGGAAGTAAAAAGCagatatttgaaatatatggaTTGATGgatgagatgaaagaaaaagggatAAGTCCAGATATTTTCACTTATAATAATGTAATCAGTTGCCTTTGCGAAGGAGGAAAAGCAAATGATGCCATTTCGCTTTTACATGAAATGTCGGATAAGGGCATATCTCCTAATATATCTTCATTCAAAATATTGATCAAAGCCCTCTGCAAGTCTAGTGATTTTAAAGTAGCTTGTGAACTACTTGAGGTAGCTTTGAGTATATGCGGCCACAAAGAAGCCTTGTACAGTTTGTTGTTCAATGAATTAATAGCTGGAGGACAACTCTCTGAAGCAAAGGAGCTATTTGAAGCTTCGTTAGATAGATATCTCACATTGAAGAATTTCATATATAAAGATTTGATTGAAAGACTTTGCCAGGATGAAAGGTTAGCAGATGCTAGTAGCCTTCTTCATAAATTGATTGATAAGGGATATGGATTCGATCATGCATCATTCATGCCAGTGATTGATGGCTTAAGTAAAAGAGGAAACAAGCAGAAAGCGGATGAACTAGCAAAGAGAATGATGGAATTGGCATTAGAAGATAGACCTGTCGATAGGacttatcaaaacaaaaagagaatCATTCCTGGAAAACTACATAACGACGGAGGAACTGACTGGAAGGACATAGTTAACAG GGATGCCGGCAGTGGAATTGCACTGAAAACTCTTAAGCGTGTGCAGAAAGGCTGGGGTCAAGGAAATATATCTAGTTTGCAGTCTCAGCCAAATGATTTTCTT